In Vicugna pacos chromosome 6, VicPac4, whole genome shotgun sequence, the DNA window CCCCGCTGGCCCCCAGGGAGCACAGGCTCACCACGCTGCTGCGGGAGTCCCTGGCCACCCCCAGCTGCCGCACTACCATGATCGCCCATGTCTCTGATGCGCCGGCCAGCCATGCGGAGACACTCAGCACCGTGCAGCTGGCAGCCCGCATCCACCGCCTGCGCAGGAAGAAGGTCAAGGTTAGTTCCACCTTCCTCTCCCAAGGTTAGTTCCTGCCTCTTCCCTGCCTGGAGGGCCCTCCAGGCGGCTTCCTCAGGCCCTGCTCAAAGGTGGGGATGCCAGGTACCCAGCCCTGGTCAgacttcctgagtgccctggggTGTCAGGGCTGCACCGTTGTggccctgcctggaggaggtggaggggctgTGACCAAGGTCGCCTGGATGCCCTGAGCAGAGCTGGACCTGCTCATACTGGGGGTTGTGAATGCCTGGTCTCTGtctgcctggcctggggtgggcacGTGGTCAGGGCCGCCTGGTGGGACCCCCGTGGCCTGTACACCTCCCAGGCCTGGTCCAGCAAGGCACGCCTGGGGCAGCCCTCAGTGGGGCTGGAGAGTGGACTTAAGGGGTCCAGCAGCCCTGGGTCTGAATCCTGGATTTGTGCTTATATGCGCCATACGCCGCGGGTGAGCGTTTTCCCCTCCCTGCGAGGCAGCTTGCTGCTTCCTTGGTTGCTGAGAGCAGGCTGTGTTCAGCGCCTTAGACCTTTCATGCTGTTCCCGTGTGTGGTGGGGCGTGCTGGGGGTGGCCGCTGTCATTTCCTTCACTGGGATGTGGTGTCTGTGGCTGGTGGCGCAGGGGAAGACGGGCCGGGCAGAGCCGGCTGCTCAGGTGGGCCTCCTCTGTCCCCAGTGCACATCCAGCTCCTCGGGTGGGGACAGCTCCTGTGAGGAAGGCCGAGCCCGCCGGCCGCCGCACCTGCGACCTTTCCACCCCCGCTCAGTGGCCCCAGACCCTGACCACCTGGCCCCTAGCTCGCCCGGCGACCCCGACTATTCATCCAGCAGCGACCAGTCCTGCGACACAGTCATCTACGTGGGGCCTGGTGGGACCGCGCTGTCGGACCGCGAGCTCACTGACAACGAGGGCCCGCCTGACTTTGTGCCCATCATCCCGGCCCTGAGCCACCACCGGCCCTCCGAAGGCCCGCCAGACGCCGACCACTTCCGCTGCAGCACCTTCGCAGAgctgcaggggctgctgggccGCATCGACGGCAGTGAGGGCCCATCGGGAGCCCCGGGCAGAGTCGACggggcccaggccagcctggcCCACGGCAGCAGGAAGCCCTCGCCGCCTGAGGCTGTGGCCCCCAGGAAGGCGGTGGGCTCTCTGCTGGCTGCCAGCACACCCCGCAGCAGCCCTGGCTCAGACGCCCGCCGGGGTGGCCCAGAACCCTCCAGGGCTGGTGGGGACCAGAGGGAGGACAGCACCAGGCCTGAGCTGCCTGCGTCGGACAAGGccacaggggctggggggtggaggccgctccccagcccggccccacccccacctcggcAGCCAGAAGCTGGCAGAGCCCTGGAGGACCCCGGGGGAGCCGAGGCTGTGGTACGGACGCCCCCCGTGGGCATGAGTGGGCAGGTGGGCTGCCCCTGCTCACCAGCACGCGGCCACCGCCTGGAGCGGGGCCTGCTGACCACCACGGTGACCCTGCAGCAGCCCGTGGAGCTCAACGGCGAGGACGAGCTGGTGTTCACACTGGTGGAGGAGCTGAGCCTGGGGGGCCTTGCTGGCCCCGGGCGTCCTGCCAGCCTGGCCAGCTTTGGCAGTGACTGCTCCCTGCGGGCCCTGGCCTCGGGCTCACGGCCGGTCAGCATCATCAGCAGCATGAATGACGAGTTCGACGCCCAAACCTCCCAGGCCCCCGGCGGGTCCCCGGACAGCACGGCCGACGTCTGCACGGCCGACAGCCTGGGCCTGGCGCCACACCCTCCCTTGCGGGCCAGCCCAGACCTCTGCAGCCCTGACTCGTCAGCAGGGCCTGAGGCTCTTGGCCCCCTGCTCCTGGAGGACTCCCTGGAGGACAGCAGCTTCCAGCTTGCAGAGCACCGCTGCCCGGGCAGCCCGGCCCCTGCCCTGAGTCCTCCTCCCGGGGAGCAGGCGGCAGCAGCTCCCACCCGACCTGGCCAGGAGCCCCAGCCTGTGTCTCCCCGGGGGGCAGCCCTAGCACAAACTATCCACTCCAGCCTTCCCCGGAAACCGAGAACTACCTCAGTGGCCGATCGTGTGGGCTGTCCTCGCCTGGCCCCAGGCCCACCTGGCCCTGGAGGCCTCTTCGAGGACCCTTGGATGCTCCGGGCAGACGAAGGTGGTTTGCTCCACCTGGCCTCTGCTAGCAGGGCCCCCAGCCCGGCCCCAGTGCTAGCTTGTGCCCGGAGGGTGGTGGATGGCTGTGAGCTATCCAGAGCAGTCCACAGACCTGAGGCCGTGGCTCAGATCCCACCGCTGCGGAGGGGGGCCACTACGCTGGGTGTGACCACGCCCTCCGCATCCTTTGGGGATGCCCCAGTCGAGGCAGTGGCCTGCTTGGCCAGCCTGAAGGCTGCCTCCTGCAGCAGGAAGAATGTGGCTCCCAAAGGGGGCCTCTGTCTGAAGCCTAGCGGGGTGGCCCCCCCTGCCCCGCCTGTGCGCAAGTCCAGCCTGGAGCACAAGAGTGGCCCGGCCGTGGCCCTTCCCCAGgccgggggcctggtttgggctggGGCTTCCGCCCTCCTccgaggggagggggaggccaggCCCAGCGGCCGGACTGACCACTCCGTCCCCAGGGCCACGTCCAGCCTGAAATCCCGGGCTGGCAAGCCAGAGGCGGTGAGCCGTCCTGCCACCCACGGATCTCTGGAGCGGTGTGAGGGCCTGGTGCACAGCagcaaggccagggaaggccccGGGAGGCCAGCCCGGGCTGTGCCTAGGTTGGGTGTGCCTCCCACCAGCCCCACACCCTTGCCTGCTTCTGCCTGTAGGAGCAGCCCGGTCAAGGCCGTGGGGGTCCCCAAGCCCCCCGCCAGTGGAAGCAAGGGCCGCAGCCTAGTGGCTGGCGGGTCCAGGGCTCCTGGTACTTCGGTGAAGCTGCTGGGCCCTGTAGCCGGCAGGAGCTCTGGTGGCCCTGTGATGGGTCCCAGGGTCACCCCCCGGGCGGTGCCGGGCGCTGGGGCCAGAGCCAGCCGGGGCACTGTCATGGGCACAAAGCAGGCGCTCCGGGCTGCCCACAGCCGCGTCAACGAGCTGGCGGCCAGCGGAGCCCGAGGCCGAGGCGGCCCCTCGTGGGGCTCGGCCGACTCGGACAGCGGCAACGACAGTGGCGTGAACGTGGCCGAGGAGCGGCCGCCCGCGGGCCCGGCTCTGCCCTCTCCTTACAGCAAGGTGACTGCCCCGCGGCGGCCCCAGCGCTACAGCAGCGGCCACGGCAGTGACAACAGCAGCGTGCTGAGTGGGGAGCTCCCTCCCGCCATGGGCCGCACTGCCCTCTTCTGCCacagcggcggcagcagcggctaCGAGAGCATGATGCGCGACAGCGAGGCCACCGGCAGCGCCTCCTCCGCCCCTGACTCCATGAGTGATAGTGGGGCTGCCTCCCCGGGCGCCCGCGCCCGCAGCCTCAAGTCCCCCAAGAAGAGGGCCACAGGTGGGTGGGGCGCACCCCTGCTGCTCCCAGAACTGGGGACCCTGCACAGCTGGGCATGACCTTCACGGACCCCAGATGCACGCAGCCCTTGACAGGTTCACAAACGGGCCTGGGCTTTTCAGTGTGCAGGTGTGCGCAGCCCTCTACAGTTTATAAACACACTGCCCCAGAGGCTGGTCTCCATCCCCGTTAGAGAAGGCTGGCAGGGACGAGTCCGCACAGGAGGGGACTTGGTGTGGGGGCACCAAACCCGCTGCCCTCCCGGCCTAGTGCCCAGCTGCCTGGAAGCCCCCTGCAGGGCTGCTCCCGCCGCCATGCCCGGGACCCTTgtctctggggacctgggtagGGTGGGCCTGTTTCTCATGCTGTGTGGTTGGGGGGATTAGGTCACGGGCTGATGTGTAGGAGGGGCAGGTGCACCCTGGGATCAAGGCTGGGGTGGGAAAGCTGGAGGCCCACctgaggagcagggagggggacCTCGGGAGGTGTGGGCGGGGGTGCCAGTGTGGGCCTGGCTCAGGGGTCTGTCTTGGGTGCAGTGGGAACAGGGGACGGTGGTGAGTTAGGACACAGTGTGACGAGCTAGGGTGTTGGAGGGCTGACTGTGAGGCTGCTAGTGTTCGGGGAGGCTGGTGTGGCTCTGCAGGCAAGAGGTGGCTGGCTCAGGGACTAGGGGACGAGTCTGCTGTCTGCTCCACGGGGCACAGGTGGCCAGGGCTCCCAGCCAGCGCCAGGCTGAGCACTTCTGAGTTGGGCCCCTGTGCTGTCTCCCTGGCCTGGCTCCGATTGCGGCTCCTGGCCGGGGAGTAGGACCTGGGGTTGGGGTGCAGCTTCTGCTCACTCGGCGCCCGGCTCTCTGTTCCAGGTCTGCAGCGGCGACGGCTGATCCCGG includes these proteins:
- the KIF26A gene encoding kinesin-like protein KIF26A isoform X2, which translates into the protein MGSRGATLCAAQPAVAEGGPAREPLRLLEGSPRKRLTAGPEQDPCGSRPAPEGAGAGAEQGHSAGGGGWCRHCHTKLAELKRQAWKLVSGPGTSLRDPCLSALLLDKLPAPGALPACHPEAERRCDVCATHLNQLTREALRLLQAPASREELDAPHGGSGLAPPSPGAATSLREVPAPAGLVGRQPGRVGPDRRKGLAWPSGPSVQVSVAPAGLGGALSTVTIQAQQCLDGMWSVSRVNSFLPPSCLAEAAVAAVAVADTVRDGPPSVGPDGVPKTWGRGGACTAALVTPAPGAPAGGASGPSAAASFFLRAAQKLSLASKRKKPHPPPPPTTRGASIYPRDFSGVLQLWPPPVPPCLLRAASKTKDNSSSTGKVKVMLRIWPAQGAQRSAESTSFLKVDPRKKQVTLYDPAVGAPGSSGPRRACSASVPKMFAFDAVFPQDSEQAEVCSGTVADVLQSVVGGADGCVFSFGHTSLGKSYTMIGKDSSPQSLGVMPCAISWLFRLIDERKERTGTRFSVRVSAVEVCGRDQSLRDLLAEVASGSLQDAQSPGVYLREDPVCGAQLQNQSELRAPTAEKAAFYLDAALAARSPSRAGGSEDAGCGSHMLFTLHVYQYRVEKCGKGGMSGGRSRLHLIDLGSCEGVPGRAGEAPGGPLCLSLSALGSVILALVSGAKHVPYREHRLTTLLRESLATPSCRTTMIAHVSDAPASHAETLSTVQLAARIHRLRRKKVKCTSSSSGGDSSCEEGRARRPPHLRPFHPRSVAPDPDHLAPSSPGDPDYSSSSDQSCDTVIYVGPGGTALSDRELTDNEGPPDFVPIIPALSHHRPSEGPPDADHFRCSTFAELQGLLGRIDGSEGPSGAPGRVDGAQASLAHGSRKPSPPEAVAPRKAVGSLLAASTPRSSPGSDARRGGPEPSRAGGDQREDSTRPELPASDKATGAGGWRPLPSPAPPPPRQPEAGRALEDPGGAEAVVRTPPVGMSGQVGCPCSPARGHRLERGLLTTTVTLQQPVELNGEDELVFTLVEELSLGGLAGPGRPASLASFGSDCSLRALASGSRPVSIISSMNDEFDAQTSQAPGGSPDSTADVCTADSLGLAPHPPLRASPDLCSPDSSAGPEALGPLLLEDSLEDSSFQLAEHRCPGSPAPALSPPPGEQAAAAPTRPGQEPQPVSPRGAALAQTIHSSLPRKPRTTSVADRVGCPRLAPGPPGPGGLFEDPWMLRADEGGLLHLASASRAPSPAPVLACARRVVDGCELSRAVHRPEAVAQIPPLRRGATTLGVTTPSASFGDAPVEAVACLASLKAASCSRKNVAPKGGLCLKPSGVAPPAPPVRKSSLEHKSGPAVALPQAGGLVWAGASALLRGEGEARPSGRTDHSVPRATSSLKSRAGKPEAVSRPATHGSLERCEGLVHSSKAREGPGRPARAVPRLGVPPTSPTPLPASACRSSPVKAVGVPKPPASGSKGRSLVAGGSRAPGTSVKLLGPVAGRSSGGPVMGPRVTPRAVPGAGARASRGTVMGTKQALRAAHSRVNELAASGARGRGGPSWGSADSDSGNDSGVNVAEERPPAGPALPSPYSKVTAPRRPQRYSSGHGSDNSSVLSGELPPAMGRTALFCHSGGSSGYESMMRDSEATGSASSAPDSMSDSGAASPGARARSLKSPKKRATGLQRRRLIPAPLPDAAALGRKPSLPGQWVDLPPPGSLKEPFEIKVYEIDDVERLQRHRPPPREDPAEPSQDPEKGPVGISAQLRLAERRQQRLREVRARHELLCEELAETQGRLMVEPGRWLEQFEVDPELEPESAEYLEALERTTAALEQCVNLCKAHVMMVTCFDISVTPSAAAPGLQEVDV
- the KIF26A gene encoding kinesin-like protein KIF26A isoform X1: MGSRGATLCAAQPAVAEGGPAREPLRLLEGSPRKRLTAGPEQDPCGSRPAPEGAGAGAEQGHSAGGGGWCRHCHTKLAELKRQAWKLVSGPGTSLRDPCLSALLLDKLPAPGALPACHPEAERRCDVCATHLNQLTREALRLLQAPASREELDAPHGGSGLAPPSPGAATSLREVPAPAGLVGRQPGRVGPDRRKGLAWPSGPSVQVSVAPAGLGGALSTVTIQAQQCLDGMWSVSRVNSFLPPSCLAEAAVAAVAVADTVRDGPPSVGPDGVPKTWGRGGACTAALVTPAPGAPAGGASGPSAAASFFLRAAQKLSLASKRKKPHPPPPPTTRGASIYPRDFSGVLQLWPPPVPPCLLRAASKTKDNSSSTGKVKVMLRIWPAQGAQRSAESTSFLKVDPRKKQVTLYDPAVGAPGSSGPRRACSASVPKMFAFDAVFPQDSEQAEVCSGTVADVLQSVVGGADGCVFSFGHTSLGKSYTMIGKDSSPQSLGVMPCAISWLFRLIDERKERTGTRFSVRVSAVEVCGRDQSLRDLLAEVASGSLQDAQSPGVYLREDPVCGAQLQNQSELRAPTAEKAAFYLDAALAARSPSRAGGSEDAGCGSHMLFTLHVYQYRVEKCGKGGMSGGRSRLHLIDLGSCEGVPGRAGEAPGGPLCLSLSALGSVILALVSGAKHVPYREHRLTTLLRESLATPSCRTTMIAHVSDAPASHAETLSTVQLAARIHRLRRKKVKCTSSSSGGDSSCEEGRARRPPHLRPFHPRSVAPDPDHLAPSSPGDPDYSSSSDQSCDTVIYVGPGGTALSDRELTDNEGPPDFVPIIPALSHHRPSEGPPDADHFRCSTFAELQGLLGRIDGSEGPSGAPGRVDGAQASLAHGSRKPSPPEAVAPRKAVGSLLAASTPRSSPGSDARRGGPEPSRAGGDQREDSTRPELPASDKATGAGGWRPLPSPAPPPPRQPEAGRALEDPGGAEAVVRTPPVGMSGQVGCPCSPARGHRLERGLLTTTVTLQQPVELNGEDELVFTLVEELSLGGLAGPGRPASLASFGSDCSLRALASGSRPVSIISSMNDEFDAQTSQAPGGSPDSTADVCTADSLGLAPHPPLRASPDLCSPDSSAGPEALGPLLLEDSLEDSSFQLAEHRCPGSPAPALSPPPGEQAAAAPTRPGQEPQPVSPRGAALAQTIHSSLPRKPRTTSVADRVGCPRLAPGPPGPGGLFEDPWMLRADEGGLLHLASASRAPSPAPVLACARRVVDGCELSRAVHRPEAVAQIPPLRRGATTLGVTTPSASFGDAPVEAVACLASLKAASCSRKNVAPKGGLCLKPSGVAPPAPPVRKSSLEHKSGPAVALPQAGGLVWAGASALLRGEGEARPSGRTDHSVPRATSSLKSRAGKPEAVSRPATHGSLERCEGLVHSSKAREGPGRPARAVPRLGVPPTSPTPLPASACRSSPVKAVGVPKPPASGSKGRSLVAGGSRAPGTSVKLLGPVAGRSSGGPVMGPRVTPRAVPGAGARASRGTVMGTKQALRAAHSRVNELAASGARGRGGPSWGSADSDSGNDSGVNVAEERPPAGPALPSPYSKVTAPRRPQRYSSGHGSDNSSVLSGELPPAMGRTALFCHSGGSSGYESMMRDSEATGSASSAPDSMSDSGAASPGARARSLKSPKKRATGLQRRRLIPAPLPDAAALGRKPSLPGQWVDLPPPGSLKEPFEIKVYEIDDVERLQRHRPPPREDPAEVRAGSRLGDWSCLVMGGPEGQGGSRAVAGQPADCTFPSCPQPSQDPEKGPVGISAQLRLAERRQQRLREVRARHELLCEELAETQGRLMVEPGRWLEQFEVDPELEPESAEYLEALERTTAALEQCVNLCKAHVMMVTCFDISVTPSAAAPGLQEVDV